From Pseudoleptotrichia goodfellowii, a single genomic window includes:
- a CDS encoding SH3 domain-containing protein, translating into MSKTAYQLEVCLELTGKKTETSYYKVSSKDGYANVRKGPSTNAPVLRKAENGEIIRIDGKTGDWKIEDYYENETWKKGYIHSSQLIEEK; encoded by the coding sequence ATTTCAAAAACAGCATATCAATTAGAGGTATGCTTAGAGCTTACTGGGAAGAAAACTGAAACTTCATATTATAAAGTCAGTTCAAAAGACGGATATGCAAATGTAAGAAAAGGACCTTCAACAAATGCTCCCGTATTAAGAAAAGCCGAAAATGGAGAAATTATACGAATTGACGGGAAAACAGGAGATTGGAAAATAGAAGATTATTATGAAAATGAGACGTGGAAAAAAGGCTATATACA
- the rpmA gene encoding 50S ribosomal protein L27 has protein sequence MILKLNLQLFASKKGQGSTRNGRDSNPKYLGVKKYDGEAVKAGNIIVRQRGTKFHAGTNMGLGKDYTLFALTDGYVKFENFGKGKKRVSIYAERKEA, from the coding sequence ATGATATTAAAATTAAACTTACAGTTATTTGCCTCGAAAAAAGGACAAGGATCTACAAGAAACGGAAGAGATTCCAATCCTAAATATTTGGGAGTAAAAAAATACGACGGTGAAGCTGTAAAAGCCGGAAATATAATAGTAAGACAAAGAGGAACTAAATTCCATGCAGGAACAAATATGGGATTAGGAAAAGATTATACATTATTCGCTTTAACTGACGGATATGTAAAATTTGAAAATTTTGGAAAAGGTAAAAAAAGAGTAAGTATTTACGCTGAAAGAAAAGAAGCTTAG